Proteins from a single region of Leptolyngbya sp. CCY15150:
- a CDS encoding type II toxin-antitoxin system VapC family toxin, with translation MSETIYVETSIIGYLTARSSNNLILMANMETTRQWWDGRRSQFMLYISQVVLDEVARGDGEMASRRLKILRDFPLLEINQAVQDLAVQFLSNSNLPPKASDDALHIAAATVYGLDYLLTWNCRHIANAQIQKKLLQISLDAGYELPTICTPYELMGE, from the coding sequence ATGAGCGAAACCATCTATGTTGAGACGAGTATCATCGGTTATCTGACTGCTAGATCCAGTAATAACCTGATTTTGATGGCTAACATGGAGACGACTCGGCAATGGTGGGATGGTCGTCGCTCTCAGTTTATGCTCTATATTTCTCAAGTGGTTTTAGATGAGGTAGCACGAGGAGATGGCGAGATGGCCAGTCGCCGCCTCAAAATCCTCCGTGACTTCCCCTTGCTCGAAATCAATCAAGCTGTTCAAGATTTGGCCGTGCAGTTTTTGAGTAACAGCAATCTCCCACCCAAAGCCTCAGATGATGCTCTTCACATTGCAGCAGCAACCGTTTATGGATTGGACTATCTGTTAACCTGGAACTGTAGGCATATCGCGAATGCTCAAATTCAGAAAAAGTTGCTCCAGATTAGCCTTGATGCTGGATATGAACTACCAACGATCTGCACGCCCTACGAA
- the pyrC gene encoding dihydroorotase has translation MQKLTITRPDDWHLHLRDGAALKAVLPHTVRQFARAIIMPNLKPPVRSVADAAAYRDRILAAVPEGQQFEPLMTLYLTDNTSPEDIIAAKASQFVKAVKYYPAGATTNSDLGVTDIRKCDRVFEAMQQVDLPLLLHGEVTDHGVDMFDREKVFIERHLIPLKQRFPNLRIVFEHITTSDAVQYVLSANNIAATITPQHLLFNRNSLFQGGISPHFYCLPILKREEHRSALLQAATSGNPKFFLGTDSAPHTRDSKESSCGCAGCYSALHAMELYTEAFESVDALDKLEAFASFYGPDFYQLPRNTEQITLTKTTWRVPNEVPFTESALVPLRAGQDMTWQLA, from the coding sequence ATGCAAAAGCTCACGATCACCCGACCTGATGACTGGCATCTCCATCTACGCGACGGCGCGGCATTGAAAGCAGTTCTGCCGCATACGGTGCGTCAGTTTGCTCGCGCCATTATCATGCCAAATTTAAAGCCTCCCGTACGCTCGGTCGCTGATGCAGCAGCCTACCGCGATCGCATCCTTGCAGCCGTTCCAGAGGGGCAACAGTTTGAGCCCCTGATGACCCTTTACCTCACCGACAACACCAGCCCCGAAGACATCATCGCGGCGAAAGCCTCTCAGTTCGTCAAAGCAGTCAAGTACTATCCAGCCGGGGCAACGACCAATTCAGACCTAGGGGTGACGGACATTCGCAAGTGCGATCGCGTCTTTGAAGCGATGCAGCAGGTAGACCTGCCCTTACTCCTGCACGGCGAAGTGACCGATCACGGCGTAGATATGTTCGATCGCGAGAAGGTATTTATCGAGCGACATTTGATCCCGCTCAAGCAACGATTTCCCAACCTGCGCATCGTTTTTGAACACATTACCACCTCCGATGCGGTGCAGTATGTCTTATCTGCCAACAATATTGCTGCAACCATTACGCCCCAACATCTGTTATTCAACCGCAATAGCCTGTTTCAGGGTGGTATTTCCCCCCATTTTTATTGCCTGCCCATTTTAAAGCGAGAGGAGCATCGATCCGCTCTCTTGCAAGCAGCAACCTCCGGTAATCCTAAGTTTTTCCTGGGCACCGACAGCGCCCCCCATACTCGGGATAGTAAAGAAAGTTCCTGCGGCTGTGCAGGTTGTTATTCAGCTCTCCATGCAATGGAGTTGTATACAGAAGCATTTGAGAGTGTTGATGCCCTTGATAAACTTGAAGCGTTCGCTAGCTTTTATGGGCCAGATTTTTATCAACTTCCACGCAATACTGAACAGATTACGTTGACCAAAACGACTTGGCGTGTCCCCAATGAAGTGCCATTTACGGAATCTGCCCTTGTACCCTTGCGGGCAGGTCAAGATATGACGTGGCAACTGGCTTGA
- a CDS encoding Uma2 family endonuclease yields MTPALEQRTYTRDEYLELEVASEGRHEYVNGEIRLMTGGTPDHNELAINLAALLKSALRGKPYRIFGADQRLWIPDSNLYTYPDVVVVEKPLQLQPGRTDTVTNPCFIAEVLSKSTQDYDHGEKFSAYRTVESFREYLLIDQYKIHVEHYVKTAAHQWLLSEYDDPATILSLPVFEAQIQIMDLYENIDIDA; encoded by the coding sequence ATGACACCGGCTCTTGAACAACGAACGTACACCCGTGACGAATACCTAGAACTTGAAGTTGCTTCGGAAGGACGTCATGAATATGTGAACGGAGAAATTCGACTCATGACCGGCGGCACCCCTGACCACAACGAATTAGCCATTAATCTCGCCGCCCTACTCAAATCTGCATTACGAGGCAAGCCCTACCGGATCTTCGGAGCTGATCAACGGCTGTGGATTCCCGATAGCAATCTTTATACCTACCCAGATGTCGTGGTAGTCGAAAAACCCTTACAGCTTCAGCCTGGGCGTACCGATACCGTGACAAATCCCTGCTTCATTGCCGAAGTGCTATCCAAATCAACCCAAGATTACGATCACGGCGAGAAGTTTTCTGCTTACCGTACCGTTGAAAGCTTCCGTGAATATCTTCTGATTGATCAGTACAAGATCCACGTAGAACACTACGTTAAAACGGCTGCCCATCAATGGTTGCTATCAGAATACGATGATCCAGCTACTATATTATCTTTACCTGTATTTGAAGCTCAAATCCAAATCATGGATCTCTATGAAAACATTGATATTGATGCCTAA
- a CDS encoding DUF2442 domain-containing protein, with product MTSLTIELSEMPTIQHVTITDDTLSVDLSDGRTISVPLAWYPRLLHGAIEERNDYRLIAGGNGIHWNQLDEDISIKNLILGQPSGESQTSLQRWLNSRVAKV from the coding sequence ATGACTTCTTTAACGATTGAACTGTCTGAGATGCCAACAATTCAGCACGTTACGATTACAGATGACACCCTTTCTGTAGATTTATCTGATGGACGTACCATATCTGTCCCGCTAGCATGGTATCCTCGCCTCTTGCATGGTGCAATCGAGGAACGTAATGACTATCGCCTCATTGCTGGCGGCAACGGAATCCACTGGAATCAGCTTGACGAAGACATTAGCATCAAAAACCTGATCCTTGGTCAACCATCAGGAGAAAGCCAAACATCGCTTCAGCGGTGGCTAAACAGTCGGGTTGCAAAGGTCTAG